In Desulfomonile tiedjei DSM 6799, a genomic segment contains:
- a CDS encoding SRPBCC family protein, translating into MAYREIWHEIIIKASPGELYQALTDVKKLAHWWTIETRGESAVGKKLEFWFYGKFLKEMVVTTLKVDELVRWRATERSDPDWVDTEIEWKIFREGDKTFLHLRHSRWREDAKVFPQSSMHWVLFLLSLKEFVETGKGRPHPYDMPVGL; encoded by the coding sequence ATGGCATATCGTGAAATCTGGCATGAAATTATCATCAAAGCTTCCCCAGGCGAGCTTTACCAAGCGTTAACCGATGTGAAAAAGCTTGCGCATTGGTGGACCATCGAGACGCGAGGAGAATCTGCCGTCGGGAAGAAATTGGAATTCTGGTTTTATGGGAAATTCTTAAAGGAGATGGTTGTAACCACTCTGAAGGTTGATGAACTCGTGCGATGGCGTGCAACTGAGCGGAGCGATCCTGATTGGGTGGACACCGAAATCGAATGGAAAATCTTCCGAGAGGGCGACAAAACGTTTCTTCACCTTCGACACTCAAGATGGCGCGAGGATGCCAAAGTGTTCCCTCAGTCCTCGATGCACTGGGTGCTTTTCCTGCTTAGCCTCAAGGAATTTGTCGAGACGGGCAAAGGCCGTCCGCATCCTTACGACATGCCGGTGGGCCTATAA
- a CDS encoding superoxide dismutase: MQDQFTRRELMVGAGAAAATGILSHMLTSEALAQPKHPGDQPFVHTLPPLPYPENALEPVIDAETVKIHHDKHFAGYVKGLNTALEKLDKARKEGNFEHIKALSRDLAFNGSGVVLHWIYFSTLGPKAGGKPTGKLAEAIDRDFGSYDTFWKQFAQASKDVEASGWGVLAWEPFSKRLVILQAEKHQNLTSWGSMPLMVCDVWEHAYYLKYQNRRAEYVDAFPQIIDWKKVEERFSKYAV, encoded by the coding sequence ATGCAAGACCAGTTTACGAGGCGTGAATTAATGGTGGGGGCAGGTGCTGCTGCTGCCACGGGGATTCTTTCCCACATGTTGACATCCGAAGCTCTTGCTCAGCCAAAACACCCGGGAGATCAGCCGTTCGTTCATACGTTGCCACCGCTGCCGTATCCGGAAAACGCTCTTGAGCCCGTAATTGATGCAGAGACGGTAAAGATTCATCATGACAAACATTTTGCAGGCTACGTGAAGGGACTGAACACCGCTCTGGAGAAACTGGACAAGGCCAGAAAAGAAGGAAATTTTGAGCACATAAAAGCACTATCGCGCGATCTCGCATTTAACGGGTCGGGTGTTGTGCTCCATTGGATCTATTTTTCTACATTGGGCCCAAAAGCGGGTGGCAAGCCTACCGGAAAATTGGCCGAAGCTATAGACAGGGATTTCGGATCGTACGATACGTTCTGGAAACAATTTGCTCAGGCCTCGAAAGATGTCGAGGCGTCAGGCTGGGGTGTTCTTGCATGGGAACCTTTCAGCAAACGATTAGTCATTCTTCAGGCGGAAAAGCACCAAAATCTGACGAGCTGGGGATCTATGCCGCTTATGGTCTGCGACGTCTGGGAACATGCATACTATCTCAAATACCAGAATCGTAGAGCCGAATATGTGGACGCCTTTCCCCAGATCATTGACTGGAAAAAAGTGGAAGAACGCTTTTCAAAGTATGCTGTATAA
- the sfsA gene encoding DNA/RNA nuclease SfsA, whose amino-acid sequence MKYFTISPANTPEHHGLPWPKLIKGTLIKRYKRFMADVLLSSSGEIVTAHCPNSGSMKTCCDPGRPVYISESSNPARRLRYTWELIEMPTSLVGVNTSVPNRLVKESVLNGVIPEFREYETVRAEVPCGSDSRLDLMLERLNNRCFIEIKNCTLIEGTTACFPDAITARGLKHLVMLQELVGSGDRAVIFFLVQRSDATEFKPADHIDPQYGRELRSAIANGVEVFCYDVTISLANIALNKRIPVVL is encoded by the coding sequence ATGAAATACTTCACAATTTCTCCAGCGAATACTCCTGAGCATCACGGGCTTCCCTGGCCGAAGTTGATCAAAGGGACTCTGATAAAACGCTACAAGCGTTTCATGGCAGACGTTCTCTTAAGTTCGTCCGGTGAGATCGTGACAGCGCATTGTCCGAATTCCGGCAGCATGAAGACGTGCTGCGACCCCGGACGACCCGTGTACATATCGGAAAGCTCCAATCCTGCAAGACGTCTCCGCTACACCTGGGAACTGATAGAAATGCCAACGTCTTTGGTAGGTGTGAATACGTCGGTCCCGAACAGGCTCGTCAAAGAGTCTGTCCTGAACGGAGTCATTCCCGAATTTCGCGAGTACGAGACAGTCCGAGCCGAAGTGCCTTGCGGAAGCGATTCCAGGCTGGATCTTATGCTGGAGCGTCTGAATAACCGTTGCTTCATCGAAATCAAGAACTGCACATTAATCGAAGGAACAACCGCTTGTTTTCCCGATGCAATTACTGCTCGAGGTCTGAAGCATCTGGTGATGCTCCAGGAACTGGTCGGTTCCGGTGATAGAGCGGTAATCTTCTTTCTCGTGCAGCGTTCGGATGCAACTGAATTTAAACCCGCGGATCATATCGACCCGCAGTACGGTCGCGAGTTGAGATCGGCAATAGCAAACGGAGTAGAAGTATTCTGTTATGACGTAACAATTTCGCTCGCAAACATTGCATTAAACAAACGTATTCCTGTAGTTTTGTGA
- the rnc gene encoding ribonuclease III has protein sequence MTVLSATEQQEIELILGHAFNNNGHLLAALTRRSFWHENRGFCIRHNERLEFLGDAVLGLVIAEILYREFPKAEEGELQKKRASLVNRAALAQLMRRLNLAPFIRMGRGDELSGCRDRDSILADTLEALIAAVFLDGGFTKASDMIKQHFYPLIKRCSTRDGVDDCKSALQEKAQAVMGVTPTYEVIDQWGEEHQKTFSVAVFLGNHMAGLGTGRNKREAAQNAAREALDRLENGEDTCCEESPPCE, from the coding sequence ATGACCGTACTTTCCGCGACAGAGCAGCAAGAAATAGAGCTGATTCTCGGGCATGCCTTCAACAATAACGGGCATCTCCTGGCCGCACTCACAAGGCGCAGCTTTTGGCATGAGAACCGCGGATTCTGTATCCGCCACAACGAACGTCTCGAATTTCTCGGCGACGCGGTACTCGGGCTTGTGATAGCCGAGATCCTGTACAGAGAATTCCCCAAGGCAGAAGAGGGCGAGCTTCAGAAAAAGCGGGCAAGCCTCGTGAATCGTGCAGCTTTGGCTCAACTCATGAGAAGACTGAACCTCGCACCGTTCATCAGAATGGGCCGTGGTGACGAATTGTCAGGATGCCGCGATAGAGACTCCATCCTAGCTGACACTCTTGAAGCGCTGATAGCTGCAGTCTTTCTGGACGGCGGATTCACAAAAGCTTCAGACATGATCAAGCAGCACTTCTATCCTCTCATAAAACGGTGTTCCACACGCGACGGTGTCGACGACTGCAAGAGCGCTCTTCAGGAAAAGGCTCAGGCAGTCATGGGCGTCACTCCCACGTACGAAGTCATAGATCAATGGGGCGAAGAACATCAGAAGACCTTTTCCGTGGCAGTATTCCTGGGAAACCATATGGCTGGGCTGGGAACAGGCAGGAATAAGAGAGAAGCCGCGCAAAATGCTGCGAGAGAAGCCCTGGACCGTCTTGAAAATGGAGAAGACACCTGTTGTGAAGAAAGCCCCCCATGTGAATAG
- the surE gene encoding 5'/3'-nucleotidase SurE yields MTANRPLILLTNDDGIHAEGIRYLTIAMEHVGEYWVVAPEAEQSAVGHSITLYDPIKAHEISKNGSFYGYGISGTPADSVKLAIHSLLPRVPDLVISGINNGANVGINVLYSGTVSAATEAAILGVPAMAVSLAQKKNPPFQWVVPHVERLALWLLKFGLPPGVALNVNIPAIPPEALRGYKLTRQRLAKMRESFEEREDPRGNRYYWLSGEVPIEESDDSLDATALNDGFVSITPLFYDLTAHSHLQDLATALKNLT; encoded by the coding sequence ATGACAGCGAACCGACCGCTTATTCTGTTAACCAATGACGATGGCATTCATGCAGAGGGAATCAGATACCTCACAATTGCCATGGAACACGTAGGAGAGTATTGGGTAGTGGCCCCGGAAGCCGAGCAAAGTGCCGTGGGCCACTCCATTACGCTGTACGATCCGATCAAGGCTCACGAGATCTCCAAGAACGGATCATTCTACGGGTATGGGATAAGCGGAACTCCCGCGGATTCGGTGAAATTGGCAATACATTCGTTGTTGCCGCGAGTACCGGATCTGGTGATTTCGGGGATCAACAACGGTGCCAATGTAGGCATAAACGTTTTGTATTCAGGGACTGTTTCTGCGGCAACTGAAGCGGCAATTCTCGGGGTACCGGCCATGGCGGTATCCCTTGCACAGAAGAAGAATCCGCCGTTTCAATGGGTGGTGCCTCACGTTGAAAGGCTCGCCCTCTGGCTGCTCAAGTTCGGACTTCCCCCGGGAGTCGCCCTGAACGTTAATATCCCGGCTATTCCGCCTGAAGCGCTGAGAGGATATAAACTGACACGACAGCGTCTCGCAAAAATGCGTGAATCCTTTGAAGAAAGAGAAGATCCCAGAGGCAACCGTTATTATTGGCTCTCGGGAGAGGTCCCCATCGAAGAATCGGACGATTCTCTGGATGCAACTGCACTCAACGATGGCTTTGTTTCGATAACTCCACTGTTTTACGATCTTACCGCGCATTCTCACCTGCAGGATTTGGCGACGGCTCTAAAGAATTTGACATGA
- a CDS encoding pyridoxal phosphate-dependent aminotransferase, which yields MIKILSKRANELKPSATLAISAKEKELKSQGVDVVGFGAGEPDFPTPIHIREAAKRSLDRGETFYTPVGGIPELKKAVCHRFSEDYGLEYKPADIVVSCGAKHTLYNIFQALVDQGDEVLVNAPYWVSYPEMVALAGGTAVIVPSEESDRFVPRLSEIEKRITGNTKAILLNSPSNPTGVVYPREILEGIAALAEKHDLLVISDEIYDKLIYSGNSAVSFASLPGMKERTVLVNGVSKSYAMTGFRIGYMASLNSALVRSVTDIQSQSTSNPNNTAQAAAVEALMGPQEEVGRMRAVFHARRDLFMRELGQIPGLSAVTPDGALYVFVNVSSFYGKRGIQNSMDFSSFLLEQYHLACVPGGPFGSEDHIRLSFCTSEEKIQKGLERLRKACEDLG from the coding sequence ATGATCAAAATCCTCTCCAAAAGAGCAAATGAACTCAAACCGTCCGCAACTCTTGCCATTTCGGCAAAAGAGAAAGAACTTAAGAGCCAGGGAGTTGATGTGGTCGGTTTTGGAGCCGGAGAACCGGATTTTCCTACACCCATACACATCAGGGAGGCTGCAAAGCGTTCCCTGGACCGCGGAGAAACGTTTTACACTCCCGTGGGCGGGATTCCGGAACTCAAGAAGGCGGTATGTCACAGATTTTCCGAGGATTACGGTCTGGAATACAAGCCGGCGGATATCGTGGTCTCCTGCGGAGCCAAGCATACCCTGTACAATATATTTCAGGCTTTGGTCGACCAGGGCGACGAAGTACTGGTAAACGCTCCGTACTGGGTGTCGTATCCGGAAATGGTCGCTTTGGCAGGAGGGACGGCAGTAATCGTACCGAGTGAGGAAAGCGATCGGTTTGTGCCTCGCTTATCGGAAATCGAAAAACGGATTACCGGGAACACAAAAGCGATACTTCTCAATTCTCCTTCGAACCCCACAGGGGTGGTGTACCCCCGGGAAATCCTTGAAGGAATAGCAGCGTTGGCGGAAAAGCACGATCTTCTGGTCATCTCCGATGAGATTTATGACAAGCTGATCTACAGCGGGAATTCGGCTGTTTCGTTTGCTTCATTGCCCGGAATGAAAGAGAGAACCGTACTGGTGAACGGCGTATCCAAGTCGTACGCAATGACGGGATTCCGTATCGGCTACATGGCATCCCTGAATTCTGCACTGGTAAGGTCAGTTACGGACATTCAGAGCCAATCCACCTCCAACCCCAACAATACCGCGCAGGCTGCGGCAGTTGAGGCTCTTATGGGGCCGCAGGAGGAAGTGGGGCGTATGAGGGCAGTATTTCATGCCCGGAGAGATCTCTTCATGAGAGAGCTTGGGCAGATCCCCGGATTGAGTGCCGTGACACCCGATGGCGCCCTTTATGTATTCGTGAATGTGTCCAGCTTCTATGGAAAAAGAGGTATTCAGAATTCGATGGATTTCTCGAGTTTCCTCTTGGAACAGTATCATTTGGCTTGCGTTCCGGGCGGTCCTTTCGGTTCGGAAGATCACATCCGTCTTTCCTTCTGCACGTCGGAAGAAAAAATACAAAAGGGCCTGGAACGGCTCCGCAAAGCGTGTGAAGATCTGGGATGA
- the coaD gene encoding pantetheine-phosphate adenylyltransferase, with protein sequence MCEKIAVYPGTFDPFHNGHLEIIRRALCTFDRVIVALGINPEKEIVFTLEERLDMIRNSVQGDPRISCEAFDGLLVRYTESTGAHAIIRGLRAVSDFEYEFQLALMNRKLSRKIETFFLMTAHRYLYVSSRIIKATVMAGGSPEGLVPDYVLNVLKKKFPNIRNH encoded by the coding sequence ATGTGCGAAAAAATCGCCGTATATCCAGGGACATTCGATCCGTTTCACAACGGTCATCTGGAGATTATTAGAAGAGCTTTATGTACGTTTGACCGAGTGATTGTGGCGCTTGGAATTAACCCCGAGAAGGAAATCGTGTTCACTCTTGAGGAACGGCTGGATATGATCCGCAACAGCGTCCAGGGCGATCCGAGGATATCCTGCGAAGCGTTCGACGGTCTACTGGTCCGTTACACCGAATCGACCGGGGCTCACGCGATTATACGCGGATTGAGAGCTGTCTCGGATTTTGAGTATGAATTCCAGCTCGCTCTCATGAATCGCAAACTGAGTCGAAAAATCGAGACGTTCTTCTTGATGACAGCCCACAGGTATTTGTACGTGAGCTCCCGCATTATCAAAGCAACGGTGATGGCCGGAGGGTCGCCTGAAGGTCTCGTCCCCGACTATGTCTTAAACGTTCTGAAGAAGAAGTTTCCGAATATACGGAATCATTGA
- the rsmD gene encoding 16S rRNA (guanine(966)-N(2))-methyltransferase RsmD: MRIIAGRFKGLRLVSPRIKGVRPTLDRVREALFSTLGPAVEGSRILDLFAGTGAFGFEALSRGAQYVTFVDKDRRVAETLKANTESLGLGHQIRIINADVPTALKRLVQQAERFHVVFLDPPYESEWVEKIVFQSALIDVLEPRCLLIVERDSKATPLEAPSGFDKRFSRKYGGTLIEIFEFRDSR, translated from the coding sequence ATGAGAATCATTGCCGGCCGTTTCAAGGGTCTTCGGTTAGTTTCACCTCGTATAAAAGGTGTTCGTCCTACCTTGGATCGTGTCCGCGAGGCGTTGTTCAGCACTCTCGGACCCGCAGTTGAAGGCTCGCGCATCCTGGACCTGTTTGCAGGTACCGGGGCATTCGGATTTGAGGCGCTCAGCAGGGGTGCCCAATATGTCACATTCGTTGACAAAGATCGTCGCGTAGCCGAAACTCTAAAGGCCAATACTGAATCACTCGGTCTCGGGCATCAGATCCGGATAATTAACGCGGACGTTCCGACAGCTCTGAAGAGGCTGGTGCAACAGGCCGAAAGATTCCATGTGGTTTTTCTCGATCCCCCGTACGAATCCGAATGGGTCGAGAAGATTGTTTTTCAATCGGCTTTGATTGACGTCCTTGAACCCCGTTGTCTCCTCATTGTCGAGAGAGACTCTAAAGCAACCCCCTTGGAAGCTCCTTCGGGATTTGACAAGAGGTTTTCACGAAAATATGGCGGAACACTGATAGAGATCTTTGAATTCAGAGATTCTCGGTAA
- a CDS encoding MTH1187 family thiamine-binding protein, whose amino-acid sequence MLAEISVFPLDKGSSGLGTYVAEAVKVIRESGLDYELHALGTLVEGPPEKIWEIIRKCHEVVAAHSDRVMMNIKIDDRKDRQSAIKAKVKSVVDKL is encoded by the coding sequence ATGCTAGCCGAAATTAGTGTTTTTCCCTTGGACAAGGGGTCGAGCGGTCTCGGGACATACGTTGCGGAAGCCGTAAAAGTGATTCGGGAAAGCGGTCTCGATTATGAATTGCATGCATTGGGCACTCTGGTGGAAGGCCCTCCGGAAAAGATCTGGGAGATCATCCGAAAATGTCATGAGGTGGTAGCTGCGCACAGCGACCGGGTGATGATGAACATAAAAATTGACGACCGCAAAGACCGTCAGTCTGCCATAAAGGCAAAGGTAAAATCCGTCGTGGACAAGCTTTAG
- a CDS encoding NUDIX hydrolase — translation MTTANKNGTKTKHDSSAPQYSTDREILEIVDAKDRVIGTATRAEIHRLGLIHRSVHIFIFNSAGELYMQRRSPAKDRHPSKLDSSAAGHVDPGETYQQTAARELGEELGITCDLQEILRVHACPETDNEHVVLFAGTTDREPKPDPDEIQWGAFMKTEDVCSLMKQNPKDFVPAFILLWNRFERKSG, via the coding sequence ATGACAACAGCGAACAAAAATGGCACAAAAACGAAGCATGATTCATCTGCACCACAATACTCCACGGATCGTGAAATTCTGGAAATCGTGGATGCTAAAGATCGCGTGATCGGGACTGCAACCCGCGCCGAAATCCATCGGCTCGGCCTGATTCACAGATCGGTTCACATATTCATATTCAACTCAGCGGGGGAATTGTACATGCAAAGAAGGTCCCCCGCTAAAGACAGGCACCCTTCCAAACTGGATTCTTCCGCCGCGGGACATGTGGATCCGGGCGAAACGTACCAACAGACCGCAGCGCGGGAACTGGGCGAGGAACTGGGTATTACCTGCGATTTGCAGGAAATCTTGCGAGTGCATGCATGTCCTGAAACAGATAACGAGCATGTGGTCCTTTTCGCAGGTACAACCGACCGGGAGCCGAAGCCCGATCCTGATGAAATCCAGTGGGGAGCATTCATGAAGACAGAGGATGTTTGCTCGCTCATGAAACAAAATCCTAAAGATTTCGTACCCGCGTTTATTTTGCTCTGGAACAGATTTGAGAGGAAATCCGGATGA
- the dtd gene encoding D-aminoacyl-tRNA deacylase — protein sequence MRAVIQRVSRASVSVGGQIVGEIGSGMLVLLAAARTDGPEQVAWMAEKIPGLRIFPDSDDKLNLSLGQVGGSILVVSQFTLYGDCRKGKRPSYAASASPDEASVLYESFVSRLRSMGLHVEQGVFGEMMQVELVNDGPVTLIVDSP from the coding sequence ATGAGGGCTGTAATTCAGCGAGTCTCACGAGCGAGTGTATCTGTGGGAGGTCAGATTGTCGGCGAAATAGGTTCCGGAATGCTGGTTCTCTTGGCTGCAGCCAGGACTGACGGGCCGGAGCAGGTCGCGTGGATGGCGGAGAAGATTCCCGGTTTGCGCATATTTCCCGATAGCGACGACAAATTGAATCTCAGCCTGGGACAGGTTGGAGGCTCCATTCTTGTTGTATCGCAGTTCACATTGTACGGAGATTGCCGAAAAGGAAAAAGACCTTCGTACGCTGCTTCGGCTTCACCGGATGAAGCTTCGGTTCTGTACGAGAGTTTTGTATCCAGACTGCGCTCGATGGGGTTGCATGTCGAGCAGGGTGTGTTCGGCGAAATGATGCAGGTTGAACTGGTGAACGATGGACCTGTGACGCTGATCGTGGATTCGCCGTGA
- a CDS encoding methyltransferase domain-containing protein: MKYVHGYSGRETDRLSDQANTLASLLHHDTQYDPGSNVLEVGCGVGSQTIFLAANSPEANFTSIDMSEVSLAEAQSKILERGFRNVSFQQANLFDLPFAEESFDHIFVCFVLEHLPDPQRALAVLKNVLKEQGTITVIEGDHGSAYFHPDSLYAKKAIQCLVDAQSALGGNSLIGRQLYPLLTAAGYKNVSVDPRMVYADSSKPELVDGFTRKTFTAMVEGVEATALERKLISKAEWDKGIADLYATAEQNGVFCYTFFKATGWK, encoded by the coding sequence ATGAAATACGTTCACGGTTATTCCGGAAGGGAGACGGATCGCCTGTCGGATCAGGCAAATACCCTCGCTTCTCTGCTTCATCATGACACACAATACGATCCGGGCAGTAACGTACTCGAAGTCGGATGTGGTGTCGGTTCGCAAACAATCTTTCTGGCGGCGAACAGTCCGGAGGCGAATTTCACGTCAATCGACATGTCGGAAGTGTCGCTCGCAGAGGCGCAGAGCAAAATTCTTGAGCGCGGTTTCCGCAATGTTTCGTTTCAACAGGCTAACCTGTTCGACCTGCCGTTTGCAGAAGAATCGTTCGACCATATCTTTGTGTGTTTTGTCCTCGAGCACCTCCCGGACCCGCAACGTGCCCTTGCTGTGTTGAAGAATGTATTGAAAGAGCAAGGAACGATCACTGTGATAGAAGGCGACCACGGTTCCGCGTATTTCCATCCGGACAGCCTCTATGCCAAGAAAGCCATTCAGTGTTTGGTGGATGCTCAGTCGGCATTGGGAGGCAACTCGCTTATCGGGAGACAATTGTATCCGCTCCTCACCGCGGCAGGGTACAAGAACGTTAGTGTGGATCCACGGATGGTCTACGCGGATTCGAGCAAACCCGAATTAGTAGACGGTTTTACCAGGAAGACGTTTACGGCAATGGTGGAAGGTGTGGAAGCAACAGCCCTGGAGCGCAAACTCATCTCAAAAGCAGAGTGGGATAAGGGAATCGCAGATCTCTATGCGACTGCAGAACAAAATGGAGTATTCTGCTACACCTTTTTCAAGGCAACAGGGTGGAAGTAA
- a CDS encoding DUF1285 domain-containing protein, producing MSEAENGEVFDATPYLKLVIDKDGRWFQNGAEIIHPEIYKQFNQMLEKLPDGGYQVRLGREVCRVEVEDAPFVIVRASMDGDGRIVLVLNDGTVEILNPEEFWIGNDNVPYCHVKNGEFRARFSRSAYYQISEHIVAGDEGDFFLEIDGVRTRINTVVHSRR from the coding sequence ATGTCTGAAGCGGAAAACGGAGAAGTGTTCGATGCGACTCCGTATCTTAAACTCGTTATAGATAAAGACGGCAGATGGTTCCAAAACGGGGCGGAAATCATTCATCCGGAGATTTACAAGCAGTTCAATCAGATGCTGGAAAAGCTACCCGATGGCGGATACCAGGTCCGTTTGGGACGTGAAGTCTGCAGGGTTGAAGTTGAAGATGCTCCATTCGTGATCGTGCGTGCGTCCATGGACGGGGACGGTCGCATTGTCCTGGTCCTGAACGACGGAACCGTAGAGATCCTCAATCCTGAAGAATTCTGGATCGGAAATGACAACGTCCCGTATTGTCACGTGAAGAATGGTGAATTCCGGGCCAGATTTTCAAGATCGGCGTACTATCAAATATCCGAGCACATAGTTGCGGGAGATGAAGGGGACTTTTTCCTGGAAATTGATGGAGTCCGCACCAGGATAAATACTGTTGTGCACTCGAGAAGATAG
- a CDS encoding GlcNAc-transferase family protein, translating into MTAEKWFSKIGSYVAKVFAPGANGDMEYLRQEVIRLKAELHALKVGGVSSAKQEIEILRSDLQGSSEREIVLLKQEIDILRNEVLDNIAAIHRLEILTLSQRIDLLNQFGKALPPTIACRTKESFKPQGFSFGIITNGKRNDKIARLMESIRMQNLAVDQYEILVAGCVDGILTGPDTRTFSMDQAAAEGRLGAMRNVLARNASFNKFVCLDDDFLLHPRWAQAVLEVDGDFDLATGIILNPDLSRYCDWVSLIENYTFLKTYHEVFDKCQYMTGGYGIYKDYVFVDQCWDDHLGFYQGEDVSFSKRLFDAGYQLKFIPRAIVMHDDERYRQKGYGVIRMKAHEEVTDMNPVIMRMEKLCPRSLS; encoded by the coding sequence ATGACTGCTGAAAAGTGGTTTTCTAAAATAGGCTCTTATGTGGCTAAGGTGTTTGCTCCAGGGGCGAACGGAGATATGGAATACCTGAGACAGGAAGTAATCAGACTGAAGGCCGAATTGCATGCTCTGAAAGTGGGCGGTGTGAGCTCAGCCAAACAGGAAATAGAGATTCTGCGAAGCGATCTGCAAGGCTCGAGCGAACGGGAAATCGTGCTCTTGAAACAGGAAATCGATATTCTCAGGAATGAGGTGCTGGACAATATCGCTGCGATTCACCGCCTGGAAATTCTCACGCTCAGTCAACGTATCGACTTGCTGAATCAATTTGGAAAAGCACTGCCACCGACAATTGCATGCAGGACAAAAGAGTCGTTCAAACCTCAGGGCTTCAGCTTCGGAATAATCACGAACGGTAAACGTAACGATAAAATTGCACGACTGATGGAAAGCATCCGGATGCAAAATCTGGCGGTGGACCAATATGAAATACTGGTTGCCGGATGTGTGGACGGCATATTGACAGGCCCGGATACCCGAACGTTCTCCATGGATCAGGCTGCAGCCGAAGGGCGACTTGGAGCCATGCGCAACGTGCTCGCACGAAATGCAAGCTTCAACAAATTTGTATGCCTGGATGACGACTTTTTGCTTCACCCGAGGTGGGCGCAGGCTGTGCTTGAAGTGGACGGTGATTTCGATCTTGCCACAGGAATAATCCTGAATCCCGATCTTTCTCGTTATTGCGATTGGGTGAGCCTCATTGAAAACTATACATTTCTCAAGACGTACCACGAAGTGTTCGACAAATGTCAGTATATGACCGGCGGGTACGGAATATATAAAGACTATGTTTTTGTGGATCAGTGCTGGGACGATCACCTCGGTTTCTACCAGGGTGAGGATGTCTCATTTTCGAAAAGGCTTTTCGACGCGGGGTATCAGTTGAAGTTCATCCCCCGGGCAATTGTCATGCACGATGACGAGCGCTATCGCCAAAAGGGGTACGGAGTCATACGTATGAAAGCCCATGAGGAAGTTACAGACATGAATCCTGTCATCATGCGCATGGAAAAACTCTGTCCGAGATCGCTTTCTTAG
- a CDS encoding glycosyltransferase family 2 protein → MKQPKITVLMSVYNDHGYLARAVESILEQTYDDFEFLIIDDGSTGPLDALDRFRDSRIRIHRHDNIGLTRSLNKGIALASGEFIARMDADDVSLPDRLKQQVAEFDAHPCVDLVGTFFDMVDANDNLIERKTLIVDPLYRLWRLQFHNVYGHGTMMFRKAAAMAAGMYDENLLYAQDFDLWSRISGARNTSIVPEVQYLYRMNSDGDQASVKNYDAQLQTAIRTSTRNLTACNPGLTESDCEELRALYWKFQQEKVSVRGIALIPPTMDGFCRTYGIEGKERNELVKKICRDIQDELLVAYHLNEQEKRQLKLRLDSFCENVVS, encoded by the coding sequence ATGAAGCAGCCGAAAATAACCGTATTGATGTCCGTGTATAACGATCATGGTTATTTGGCTCGTGCAGTAGAAAGCATTCTTGAGCAGACATACGACGATTTCGAATTCCTGATCATCGATGACGGTTCCACAGGTCCTCTCGATGCGCTTGATCGATTCAGAGACTCCAGAATTAGAATCCATCGACACGACAATATCGGCCTTACCCGTTCGTTGAATAAAGGAATTGCGCTCGCGTCCGGAGAGTTCATTGCTCGCATGGATGCAGACGATGTGAGTCTTCCGGATCGGTTGAAACAGCAGGTAGCGGAGTTTGATGCTCACCCCTGCGTGGATCTTGTCGGAACGTTTTTCGATATGGTCGATGCGAACGACAATCTGATCGAACGTAAAACTCTGATTGTCGATCCTCTCTACAGATTGTGGAGACTCCAATTCCATAATGTGTACGGCCACGGGACCATGATGTTTAGAAAGGCCGCTGCAATGGCCGCAGGAATGTACGACGAGAATCTGTTGTACGCTCAGGATTTCGACCTCTGGTCTCGTATTTCCGGCGCACGCAATACGTCGATTGTTCCTGAAGTGCAGTATCTTTACAGGATGAACTCGGATGGGGACCAGGCGTCAGTCAAGAATTACGATGCGCAACTTCAGACCGCAATTCGTACGAGCACCAGGAATTTAACAGCGTGCAATCCCGGTCTCACAGAAAGCGATTGTGAAGAATTACGGGCGCTTTATTGGAAGTTTCAGCAAGAAAAAGTCAGTGTTCGGGGAATTGCGCTGATCCCCCCCACTATGGATGGTTTCTGCCGAACCTATGGAATAGAAGGCAAAGAACGGAATGAGCTTGTGAAAAAAATCTGCCGTGATATCCAGGATGAATTGCTTGTGGCATATCATCTGAATGAGCAGGAGAAACGGCAATTGAAGCTCAGGTTGGACTCTTTTTGTGAAAATGTGGTTTCCTAA